The Pseudoliparis swirei isolate HS2019 ecotype Mariana Trench chromosome 1, NWPU_hadal_v1, whole genome shotgun sequence genome has a window encoding:
- the col8a2 gene encoding collagen alpha-2(VIII) chain, translating to MLVTMLLAPACVLLMLGARALAGGYPPMAHMKYMQPMMKGPIGPPFREGKGHYVDMPHMMEVKGEPGPQGKPGIRGPPGPHGNPGKPGLGKPGLNGQPGSQGPPGFPGIGKPGHPGLPGKIGPKGMNGLHGEIGPRGEPGSRGSSGQPGLPGPAGLSLNGKPGLPGMRGPSGSRGEPGGKGLSGPPGERGFRGENGNGKPGPSGIRGPPGLKGTSGLPGLPGIGKPGLKGLSGLPGFKGDQGLPGEQGEPGEAGAPGLQGLPGPVGFGKHGQDGLPGGIGLQGPKGEAGLRGSPGFPGTPGYGKPGLSGPKGDKGYGGLPGLPGDKGGQGMLGPLGEPGLDGQSGPPGLQGPMGLPGKHGMLGQKGQLGPQGPPGLPGLRGDQGPSGSFGKPGIPGEKGILGPHGPVGKPGPKGDSGHIGLPGNPGLTGVSGPKGEAGFIGTPGPRGQSGIPGLQGPMGPMGPQGGHGQKGESGLPGPPGLGKFGEKGTIGPQGPPGKAGPSGLNGNNGAPGLPGPPGPPGNGQAVSAGPSDSQLEGDEVPGDRKGPAYSQGPLSASVAPAFTAILTTPFPPSAMPIKFDRTLYNGQNAYSPATGMFTAPLSGVFYFAYHMHVKGTSLWVALYKNNVPATYTYDEYKKGYMDQASGSAVLELKEGDQVWVQMPSDQANGLYSTEYIHSSFSGFLLCPT from the exons ATGCTCGTGACCATGCTGTTGGCTCCTGCCTGTGTGCTACTGATGCTGGGAGCGCGTGCTCTAGCTGGAGGCTATCCCCCCATGGCCCACATGAAGTACATGCAGCCCATGATGAAAGGGCCTATCGGACCCCCGTTCAGAGAAGGCAAGGGACATTACGTTG atATGCCACACATGATGGAAGTCAAGGGGGAACCAGGTCCCCAAGGAAAACCTGGAATTAGAGGCCCCCCCGGGCCTCACGGAAATCCAGGCAAACCTGGACTGGGCAAGCCAGGTCTCAATGGCCAGCCAGGCTCTCAAGGGCCTCCTGGTTTTCCAGGAATCGGTAAGCCCGGACATCCAGGGCTCCCAGGAAAAATTGGTCCAAAGGGAATGAATGGGCTTCATGGCGAGATTGGCCCTCGTGGTGAACCAGGTTCCAGAGGTTCTTCGGGGCAGCCCGGCCTCCCTGGCCCAGCTGGCTTGTCTCTAAATGGGAAACCTGGACTTCCAGGCATGAGAGGCCCCTCTGGCTCTCGGGGTGAACCGGGAGGAAAGGGTCTTTCTGGCCCACCAGGTGAACGTGGGTTTCGGGGAGAGAATGGAAATGGAAAGCCAGGGCCTTCAGGTATAAGGGGTCCACCCGGGCTGAAAGGCACGTCAGGACTTCCCGGTCTTCCAGGTATCGGCAAACCCGGCCTCAAAGGTTTGTCTGGACTGCCTGGTTTTAAAGGGGATCAAGGACTCCCAGGGGAACAAGGAGAACCAGGAGAGGCTGGGGCTCCAGGTCTACAAGGTCTGCCAGGACCAGTTGGGTTCGGGAAACATGGGCAAGACGGACTGCCTGGAGGAATCGGTTTACAAGGTCCAAAAGGTGAGGCAGGGCTCAGGGGTTCTCCCGGATTTCCTGGCACTCCTGGTTATGGAAAACCTGGTCTGAGTGGGCCTAAAGGAGACAAGGGCTACGGGGGGCTGCCTGGTCTCCCAGGGGACAAAGGAGGGCaaggaatgctcggcccactTGGGGAACCAGGCCTTGATGGGCaatcaggaccaccaggacttCAAGGCCCAATGGGACTCCCTGGAAAACATGGAATGCTAGGACAGAAGGGACAGCTGGGGCCCCAAGGCCCTCCAGGACTTCCTGGCCTCAGAGGTGACCAAGGCCCCAGTGGCTCTTTTGGAAAACCTGGCATCCCTGGGGAGAAAGGCATTCTTGGACCTCACGGTCCTGTTGGAAAACCTGGACCCAAAGGTGATTCAGGGCATATTGGCCTACCTGGAAACCCAGGACTGACAGGTGTTTCAGGGCCTAAAGGCGAGGCAGGTTTTATAGGAACGCCAGGACCCAGGGGCCAGTCAGGAATTCCTGGTCTACAGGGTCCCATGGGGCCCATGGGGCCACAGGGTGGCCATGGCCAAAAGGGTGAATCCGGACTCCCAGGGCCTCCAGGACTGGGTAAGTTTGGAGAGAAGGGAACTATCGGTCCCCAGGGTCCTCCAGGGAAAGCAGGCCCTTCTGGGCTGAATGGTAACAACGGCGCTCCTGGCCTTCCAGGGCCCCCCGGTCCTCCAGGAAATGGCCAAGCAGTTTCTGCAGGGCCATCTGATTCACAGTTGGAAGGGGATGAAGTACCAGGGGACCGGAAGGGGCCTGCATACAGCCAAGGCCCGCTCTCTGCCTCCGTGGCACCGGCCTTCACGGCCATCCTCACCACGCCGTTCCCCCCCTCTGCCATGCCAATCAAATTTGACAGAACCCTGTACAACGGGCAGAATGCCTACAGCCCGGCGACTGGCATGTTCACTGCTCCTTTGTCTGGGGTCTTCTACTTTGCATACCACATGCATGTTAAGGGAACAAGTCTGTGGGTGGCGCTGTACAAGAACAATGTGCCAGCTACTTACACCTATGATGAATACAAGAAAGGCTACATGGACCAGGCGTCCGGTAGTGCTGTCCTCGAGCTGAAGGAGGGTGACCAGGTCTGGGTCCAGATGCCCTCGGATCAGGCAAATGGCCTCTATTCTACCGAATACATTCACTCCTCCTTCTCAGGATTTCTGCTCTGTCCCACATAA